A stretch of Arctopsyche grandis isolate Sample6627 chromosome 9, ASM5162203v2, whole genome shotgun sequence DNA encodes these proteins:
- the LOC143916791 gene encoding leptin receptor gene-related protein yields MTFVILACALPQYKLWWPLFVILFYILAPIPTLIARRHSEASSSSSAMEGAIFITMFIVISSFALPIVLARAPSADPTIHWGACYLTLAGNVFIYITMIIFFLTIDQEDGDYSS; encoded by the exons ATGACTTTTGTCATACTGGCTTGCGCTCTACCTCAATACAA ACTATGGTGGCCTCTCTTCGTCATTCTGTTTTACATTTTGGCACCGATTCCTACGTTGATAGCTCGCCGTCACAGTGAAGCGTCCAGTTCGTCTTCGGCAATGGAAGGGGCTATTTTTATCACCATGTTTATCGTTATCAGCTCGTTCGCCCTCCCGATAGTCTTAGCGAGAGCGCCTTCTGCCGATCCCACT ATCCACTGGGGCGCTTGTTATCTCACGTTGGCCGGaaacgtttttatatacatcacGATGATAATTTTCTTCTTGACAATCGATCAAGAAGACGGCGATTATAGCTCGTG A